The sequence TTTTACACGTAAAGCGTGGGAAGAATCGATTGAACCTGCTATCAAAAAAGCAGTTCATGAAAGACGAGAAGAAATCGATTGGGTATTAAGTGACACACAAAAAGAGACCGATATTGATGTCTCTCCCGAAAAACTACAACAAAATCTGACAGAACGCTATTTTAATGATTTTTCAGGTAGTTGGTTAAGCTTTCTCAACGGATTACAGTGGCGAGAAACACAAAATTTATCCGATACGATTGATCAACTCACATTAATGAGCGATGTCAGACAGTCTCCTATTATCGCCCTAATGAATACACTTTCTTATCAAGGTAAAACGGGTCGTCAGCAAGAAAAATTAGCTGACTCTTTTGTGAATTCCGCCAAAGACTTGTTAAACAAAGAGCAACAACCTGTCATTAGCCAAAAAGCCGAATTCACAGGTCCTCTAGAGCCTGTTTTTGCACCGATATTGGCGTTTACTGATCCGCAATCTTCAGCACAAAATAGTGATGCATTGAGCTTACAAGCCTATCTTACTCGCGTGACAAGAGTGCGCTTAAAACTCCAACAAGTGGTGAATGCCCCCGACCCCCAAGCCATGTCTCAAGCCTTAGCCCGAAGTGTTTTTGAAGGAAAAACCGTCGATTTATCCGAAACGCAAGATTACGGAAGCTTAGTCGCCGCAAGTTTTGGTCAAGAGTGGAGCGGTTTTGGGCAGACACTGCTAGTACAACCGATGTCTCAAGCATGGCAGCAGTTATTAGCGCCGACGTCGCAAGGTATTAATACGCAATGGCGCAATGCGGTGGTAAATGACTGGAATAACGCCTTTGGAGGTCGTTATCCCCTTAAAAATACCCAAAGTGAAATTTCATTACCTTTAATGGCACAATATTTACGCCCTGATAATGGGCGTATTCAGCGTTTTCTTGAAAGCCATCTCAACGGAGTGTTGCGTAAAGAAGGCACCCATTGGGTACCCGATACCACCAATGCCCAAGGCTTAACCTTTAATCCCGAATTTTTAAAAGCCTTAGATAAACTCAGCTATCTGGGGGATGTTGTTTTTGCGAATGGTGAAGCACGTCTTTACTTTGAATTACGCCCAGGTACCTCACCCAACATTATGCAAACGCATTTAATGATAGATAGACAATCTCTTCTTTACGATAACCAGCAACCCCAATGGCAGCGTTTTGTCTGGCCAGCGGATACCGTTGCCTCTGGAGCATCACTGAGCTGGATAACCACAAACACAGGCACGCGTATTTATGGTGATTATCGTGGCGTCTGGGGCATTATTCGTTTACTGGAAGATGCCCAAATTACACCTTATGCAGGGAGTACCAGCAGTTATTCTGTTAGTTGGAAAACCTTAAACGGACAATCACTAAATTACACCTTAAGAACTGAAATGGGTGAAGGTCCTATCGCTCTCTTGCAACTACGCAATTTTGTTTTACCAGAAAAGATCTTCTTGGATTAACCCTTTAAACAATAAAGAGAACATTAAAATGGAACTTTATGGATTACTACAAAGTTTAAGCTTAACAGTACGTTGGACAACGTTTTTTTTACCACGAAACTTGATTACACTAAAAGTATAAAAATGATTATTTAAATTGAATAAATACATCCGCAACTTTTTTAGGACCTTCATAAATTTCAATTTGTTTTAATTCTTTTAATAAGTGGTGAGGAGCATGTTCAACTAAAAACTGCATATCGCCTTCACTTATCCAATGTTCAGACTCTTGCCAAGTATAAATAATTTTAATCGCAAGGCTCCAGCTATTTGGTTCATAAGGTAGTTGAGTGATTGGATAATAAATACCCGTTAAAGGCGGGGGGGATTGTCTTCCTCCTTCAATAGAAGTAAGCCAGATGATTTTAACGCTAACATTGGTATGCATATTATTTTCCATCATCAAATAAAAAATATCCGCCATAAAGGCGGATATTTAAAGCGCTAATTGAAATTACGCTTCGTCAACGTTTTCTTCGTCTTCTGGTGTAGGCTCAACAATTCGAACTTTATTAATTCGATGGTTGTTCACTTCTAATGGTTCAAATTCAATACCCTCAATTAGGATTTTTTCTCCTACTTTGGGTACACGCTGTAAATGTTCCATTAGTAAGCCTGCTAAAGTTTCATACTCACGTTTTTCATCCAATTTGATTGGAATATAAAGTACCAGGTCTTCAAGTGGTGTAAAGCCATTAACAGTCCATGAACCGTCTTCGTTTTGAGCCAAGTCATGACGTGAATCGTTTTCTTCAGAACTGACCGGCAAGTTACCTGCTATGGTTTCCATTACGTCAGTCAGCGTCACAATCCCTTCTACCGAGCCAAATTCATCGACGACAAATGCGAAGTGAGTGTGAGCATTACGGAACTGTTCTAACGCTTGCAGTAAGGATAAACCTTCAGGGAAAATCAACGGTTGAGTGACCAATAAACGTAAGTTTAGAGGTTCATTACGTAACTGTTGATTCAGTAGTTGAATAACATTAACCACTCCGACTGGTTCGTCACTCGATTGTTCATCCGTGATCACGAGGCGAGAATGAGGTTCTTTTTCCAATAATTGGCGGATATCATCTTGTGTTGCATTTAAGTCTACATATTCAACATCATGGCGTGAGGTCATGATACTGTTAACATTACGTTGGCTTAAACCAAGCACACGCACAATCATTTGGCGCTCTTGAGGATCAAATACGTCTTCTGAACTGGAGACTAAATCAGAGGTATGAGGATCTAATTCAGAAGATTCGGGCTTACCATTAATAATACGTAAAACCGCTTCTGCTGTACGTTCACGCAGAGAGCGAGAAGCAGATAAGAAACGGCGACGATTAAATTGTGCAAGCTGATTAAAGACTTCTATCATGATAGAGAAGCCAATGGCTGCATATAGGTAACCTTTTGGAATGGCGTAGCCAAAGCCTTCGGCAACTAATGCAAAACCAATCATCAGCAAGAAGCTTAAACACAAAATAACAATGGTTGGGTGATTATTGACAAAATTTGTGAGGGGCTTACTTGCAAGGATCATCAAGAACATTGCAATAGTAACAGCCGCAATCATAACACCTAAATGATCAACCATACCCACAGCGGTTATCACTGAGTCAAGTGAGAATACCGCATCCAGCACGATAATTTGTGCAACGACAGACCAAAAGCGAGTTGTTTTGCGTTGTTTTCCTTCGTCGTGATCTTTACCTTCTAACCGTTCATTAAGCTCCATTGTGGCTTTGAACAGCAAGAATATCCCTCCGAGCAACATAATTAAGTCTCTTGCACTGAAAGGATGATCAAACAGTGTAATAAGAGGTTTTGTCAGAGTGATAAGCCAAGAAAGACTAAATAACAATACAATTCGCATAACAAGGGCACACAATAGGCCTGTTATACGAGCTCTATCTCTTAGTTTTGCTGGAAGTTTATCTGCCAGAATAGCAATGAAAACAAGGTTATCAATACCAAGTACGATTTCGAGAACAATAAGGGTGGAGAGTCCTACCCAGATTGTCGGATCCAAGATCCATTCCATACAGTTTGTTTTACCTTCTATAAAGACGGCATATGCCGACTCGAGAATAATGAGCAATTTGAAGGAATTTTTCAATAAATTATTATCAGTAGTAGGGGAATAGTTTTAATTTGTCTAAAAGATTGTGATACCAATTACATCAATAACTACCACCAAGTGAGAGACTGAGTTACTATGTGATCAGGTTAACAAATTGTCAGTACATTGATACTGGCAGGTTTATTTTCAGACGGGAGTTATTTTCATGTCAAAACAGCAAATCGGCGTGGTTGGTATGGCAGTGATGGGACGTAACCTTGCGCTAAATATTGAAAGCCGTGGTTATTCTGTATCTATTTACAACCGCTCAAGCGATAAAACCAATGAAGTTATCGCTGAAAATCCAGGTAAAAAACTGGTTCCGAATTATTCTATTGAAGAGTTTGTTGATTCGTTAGAAAAACCGCGTCGTATTTTATTAATGGTAAAAGCGGGTGAAGCAACGGATAAAACAATTGCTGCATTGACGCCGCATTTAGATAAAGGTGATATCCTTATCGATGGCGGAAATACTTTCTTTAAAGATACTATCCGTCGTAACCGTGAATTATCAGCACAAGGCTTTAATTTCATTGGTACTGGTGTTTCTGGTGGTGAAGAAGGCGCATTAAAGGGTCCTTCAATCATGCCGGGTGGACAAAAAGAAGCTTACGAATTAGTTGCTCCAATCCTTGAAAAAATCGCGGCTGTTGCTGAAGGCGAACCTTGTGTGACGTATATCGGTGCCGATGGCGCAGGTCACTATGTGAAAATGGTTCACAACGGTATCGAATACGGTGATATGCAGCTGATTGCAGAAGCGTATTCAGTATTAAAACACTCTTTAGGTCTAACTAACGAAGAACTAGCAGAAACCTTTACCGAGTGGAATAAAGGTGAATTAAGTAGCTACCTGATTGAAATTACTGCTGATATTTTCCGCAAAAAAGATGATGAAGGTAAATACCTTGTAGACGTTATTCTTGATGAAGCGGCAAATAAAGGGACAGGTAAATGGACTAGCCAAAGTTCTTTAGACTTAGGTGTGCCAGTGACTCTTATCACTGAGTCCGTATTTGCTCGTTATATCTCTTCATTAAAAGATCAACGTGTCGCTGCATCTAAAGTATTATCAGGTCCAACACCTAAAGCATTCTCAGGTGATAAAAAAGCCTTTATCGAAAATGTTCGTCGCGCACTGTATTTAGGTAAAATTGTCTCTTATGCTCAAGGTTTCCAACAACTGAAAGCGGCATC comes from Proteus vulgaris and encodes:
- a CDS encoding TerC family protein; amino-acid sequence: MEWILDPTIWVGLSTLIVLEIVLGIDNLVFIAILADKLPAKLRDRARITGLLCALVMRIVLLFSLSWLITLTKPLITLFDHPFSARDLIMLLGGIFLLFKATMELNERLEGKDHDEGKQRKTTRFWSVVAQIIVLDAVFSLDSVITAVGMVDHLGVMIAAVTIAMFLMILASKPLTNFVNNHPTIVILCLSFLLMIGFALVAEGFGYAIPKGYLYAAIGFSIMIEVFNQLAQFNRRRFLSASRSLRERTAEAVLRIINGKPESSELDPHTSDLVSSSEDVFDPQERQMIVRVLGLSQRNVNSIMTSRHDVEYVDLNATQDDIRQLLEKEPHSRLVITDEQSSDEPVGVVNVIQLLNQQLRNEPLNLRLLVTQPLIFPEGLSLLQALEQFRNAHTHFAFVVDEFGSVEGIVTLTDVMETIAGNLPVSSEENDSRHDLAQNEDGSWTVNGFTPLEDLVLYIPIKLDEKREYETLAGLLMEHLQRVPKVGEKILIEGIEFEPLEVNNHRINKVRIVEPTPEDEENVDEA
- the gndA gene encoding NADP-dependent phosphogluconate dehydrogenase — translated: MSKQQIGVVGMAVMGRNLALNIESRGYSVSIYNRSSDKTNEVIAENPGKKLVPNYSIEEFVDSLEKPRRILLMVKAGEATDKTIAALTPHLDKGDILIDGGNTFFKDTIRRNRELSAQGFNFIGTGVSGGEEGALKGPSIMPGGQKEAYELVAPILEKIAAVAEGEPCVTYIGADGAGHYVKMVHNGIEYGDMQLIAEAYSVLKHSLGLTNEELAETFTEWNKGELSSYLIEITADIFRKKDDEGKYLVDVILDEAANKGTGKWTSQSSLDLGVPVTLITESVFARYISSLKDQRVAASKVLSGPTPKAFSGDKKAFIENVRRALYLGKIVSYAQGFQQLKAASDEYNWDLNYGEIAKIFRAGCIIRAQFLQKITDAYNEDANIANLLLAPYFKQIADDYQQALRDVVCYGVQAGIPTPTFSAAISYYDSYRAEVLPANLIQAQRDYFGAHTYKRTDKDGVFHTEWME